In the Pseudochaenichthys georgianus unplaced genomic scaffold, fPseGeo1.2 scaffold_1105_arrow_ctg1, whole genome shotgun sequence genome, TGCTTGAGAAGCTTGTGGACATTGTGTAGCCTTGTTTCTACAAGTACAGTTTTAGGGACACAAAAGGTAGGGGGGCAGCTGGGGGGGCAAGGCtctacagtggggggggggggggggggggcagttgcCCATACTTACCCcccgtagatccgcccctgtgtCACGTGATCATAAACTTTACCAGCGTGAGAAGAAAAGAAACATGGTGGCCACCCGATTTATTTTtagtggaaaatcctaaattgtaggatagttgggcgttaaaatgctttttgattacatttctagcgagaagtgtatattatacttttaaaatctacgtccagtggatgtgtaggatctatagtttgatagatattatgaagaatatttgaggtctcgccaggaggaCGTGTATATTCTACGTATTTTAACTATAGAGGTTGCTCTGCGTGCAGCCCCTTCATTTCTATTGACCAGCGTCCATGTCAAGTTATAGTCCACGCTGAAAACCGTGAAAACAATTTCCGTTCTCGTCGTTTTCATTGTaactaaggtggttgctagggacacaTATCATTCCTCCTCgaatgattttacagtgatatctgcagtactcatagctaaaaaacatcagtttatccttgttaattacacaacattaattggtttaaattgtgcagaatgcttttgtgttttactGTTTCGATTCAGAGACACATGTATTTTTCAGTTTTGGAAAGCCGGAAACATTATGTTACCGATAATCTTCAGCTACCGTTGAAGCTCATTGATTGGATGTCTTTGTCGCAATGCACGTTGGTGTTtttgcgatatgaaatccgaaaacattttaaagaaaataatatttaaaggtgggggggtaagtttgagaaaccggctcgagatgcacgtgttatattccatggaatgctctcaacatctgaaagcaatgaatatctgaagtgctttgaagccgtggcgctgcagaaagctcgaccaatcatctgagccggctgaagtaactggacggcctgcctgcctgtcagccttccatcggggcacacactgatctctgCCCTCACTGGTCAtgagcgcgttcgtgtgtgtaatataataataataataataataataataataataataataagtctATGTCTGGacaaatggacaacattgttggGACCTTTAAACTCCACAGCGATTCTGCGGTCACTCAGTCGTCTCTCGAGTTTGTTATTATATTTTCTGCGATTAGTTCTTCTTGAGattgacactgttggactcagtacgaGTGAAACTACTCCCACAAGGACATATAAAGAATGATATCAAGATACTTAGAtctttattaataataaaatattgACAATCAACATTACAATGTATTATCTCCTCTGAATgacaatgtgtgtgtagttcctCCCTTTCACCACTGAGAGGCAGTGATTCCTCACATCATCGACAGGCTGCAACACAAATCATTCAGAGCTTTGGAAATACAAATCGAAAAGGACAAAATACTTTCTAATATACTTCCCTTCACTTGCATACATAACATGGTAGAGAGGCTCCTTGTGATTAGTACATGGTTATTGAAATACAGAAATAGTACTATCTTCCATCGCGAATCACAAAGTGTAAAATAGATGATCCAACTATGTTTAGAGAAAAGCTTCAAATGAGCAATGAATCACATAAATACTTATgtttgttatacatacatatatatacatatatattatatgtgtatatagatatatagcATATCATTGATGCAGTCTTTCTGAACTCTTTAAAATAGAATAGTGCAAATGaagaatgtttgtaatgttgtgCACGGATAGCCTTAACTTGAAAACACGTGGCAGCTTTATTAAAACAGCAGACGGACACATTTGTGGAAGCATCAATTCTTCATGCGCTGCAATGGCTCTCGAGATAAATGGCGTTTTATCTTATTATCCTCAGATAGTGGCTTGTTTAAATAACTGGTGACGTGTTGATAAAACCCGGCCGGCTTAACCAGTGTGTATTTCTTCAAGCACCGCAAGATTCAGATCATACAGTACAGTTCTGCGCCGTTGATTGTGTCCTTTCTCCAAACACATGCCGTAGAAATGGCTGTTTGGACCCTTCAAATGGTGCAGGGAAAGGGCAGTGCATCGGGGTATAGTGAAAGACCCTTCAAATGGTGCAGGGAAAGGGCAGTGCATCGGGGTATAGTGAAAGACCCTTCAAATGGTGCAGGGAAAGGGCAGTGCATCGGGGTATAGTGAAAGACCCTTCAAATGGTGCAGGGAAAGGGCAGTGCATCGGGGTATAGTGAAAGACCCTTCAAATGGTGCAGGGAAAGGGCAGTGCATCGGGGTATAGTGAAAGACCCTTCAAATGGTGCAGGGAAAGGGCAGTGCATCGGGGTATAGTGAAAGACCCTTCAAATGGTGCAGGGAAAGGGCAGTGCATCGGGGTATAGTGAAAGACCCTTCAAATGGTGCAGGGAAAGGGCAGTGCATCGGGGTATAGTGAAAGACAGGGCTTTTCAGTTGGTTCTGTATATGTCCATGTGTTAGAAACATCACAGGAGGACATCAGTGTAGTCTGTGTGTGCTAATAAAGATCATTACATTCTAACACTTTTTATAATCaataaatcaatatatgattatataaaaTATACGGCAGTAGTTTAAAACGAACACAATCTTTTTCTCTTCCTTGAACAATGAGTTAAATCATTGCCGTCTCGTCAGAACAGTTGCAGAGCACCTTTGGGCCGTGAAGAGTAACTGACTGCAGATTCAGACTTTAAACATCATTCATTTTATTGAACAGTTCAATCATTCTCACAATCAGATGTAAAACAAATCATGAACAACAATCTGTTTATATCCTTTGAAAAAAATAACATCTCTGCTTTATTTGAAAAGTATTTCCAGTTTTCGTTGATTaatgacattaatatatgagacCAAAGCTCGTGGTGCACTCTGATGGAACAATGGAGATCGCTTCCtacaaaccacatttattttcaatTAATTTCTCAAAAGACGAAGAGAATGTTACTCGGTTAGGCGGCCAATAAAAGCAGCCCTTCAAGCACACCCTCCCCTCGGAGTTCTTATCAATCAGGAGCTTGAACTGCTAAGACCAGGAAACATGACAATCACTCACTGCTTTAGGTTCTCCAGCACTCAGGAAACCTTCAAGTGCCACACCCTTCCCTGAACAATATCACACTTAACGGTTCAGGGCTCTTTTGAATACTCTCACCGCATCCTCAGCGAGCCCGTTGAGGAAATCATTGAGAGCTTTCTCCGTGGCGTGGAAGGATGTTTTTGCTGCGATTATGCTTCCAAGTATTGGAACGTATCTGAGCAGTTCCTCTCCCACCTTCTGAGAAACAGACCACTTCAGCATGTCACCAATAACACCTGTGCTAACTTCCTCTAAAGCCAGAGGGGATTTCAGCACTGATCTGAGATCACCCAAAGGCACACCTGCACTCTGAGCCAGATTCTGCAGTGACTTGTCATCAAGACCAAAAGTAACTTTGTACTTATTGGCTGTTTCAACCAGTAGGTTTAGATCAACAATGACAGAGAGCACAGGTACAGCTCCTGCTAGTGCAGATAACCAGGCAACACCGTTTATTTCTGACCGGAGAACCGCCTTCTTCTTGTTGATGATCTCAACATTACTAGTGGTCATGGCTAACAGCAGAGCATCTCCCTTGTGTGCAGGAAGCTCTCTCTGCAGCGTCTCCCCCAACAGGGTGAAGTCATACAGGTGACGCTCAAAGCTGGACACCAGGAAGACTTGTGGAGACCGTATCCCTGCAAGACCTGCATCACAAAGAGAACAAACAAGTTAGTTGCAGATGATGAAAGTGAAACCCTCTGCGGGTCAGAGCTCAGTCAGCATCATATGACTCATCTGATGAACTGTTCACATTGGGACCGTCTTGCTATCCCCTCGGGCTGGCCGTGTGTGAGGTTGGTGTTGTTGTCTTGAAACCAACCAGTTTCTACCTGTGACCCATATTGCATAGTTAAAGAAAGTCTCATATCCACCTCGATCTGAGACTTACCGTCAGTGCAGTCCTTTCTGATTGCTGCAAGGGTCTGGTCAAGCCGGAAACCTTTCTGACTTCTTTCTTCGGCACGCACGTTATCATCAATCTTTGAGCGAACAAAGTAGAACTTCTTCTGCATCCTCTGAATCTCCAGAGCAAGTTTACTTCATTTTCTTTGAAGCGACCAGCTGAGATGATGATGAAGAAGTCATATCTTTTAAACTTAACATGCTCCAGGTACTGGGCAGCTGGGAATTTGGTGGTGCCAATACCAGGAAGATCCCACACTTGGACATTGGGCCATCTTGGATGGGGGTATGATCTGGGCTCCATGGTGGTTTCTACAGCACCAGTAGGGGCGGCGAGGTCATCCTTGTTGTCTATGCCTCTAAAGGCGTTAACGAAGGTGGATTTACCAGTGCCAGACTCTCCTGTGATGCCGATGTTTAGTAGAATATTTTTCTTCTCTTCCAACATGGCCTTGATCTTTCCAGCTGCTGCGGCAGgtccatatttttctatcaTTCCTGGAACATCATTGCTATCATGATTAGATGAGTCAGCCATAGCACTGCCTGGGAACAAAGAAAATACTGTAAATCAttgcacttttatttatttagatcTTTTGAATGACAGATAAATGTGTTAACCCTTATCTAgtcagattagattcaactgtaTTGGCATTGTGCCGATGCAATGCAGTTGGTATCCAACCAGAAATGCAAGATGtgctatatataaataaaaacaaggtgcATTATAAGTACTGCTGTATGAGTAGTTGGCCCAGCTGAGTCGAGTGAACACACACGAGATAATTACATAGATAATTAGGTACAAATGCACTAACTTGCTAAAACTAGCCAGACACGGAGCCTCGCGATGCACACGCGCCACCGCAACCTCTGCAAGCTGATGATAATCAGACATAGAAATACAATAACTATGATTTACATATATCATACCCAAAATGAGGGCATTGCACCCGAAGACATTTCCTTTTGAAATGTTGTCCTGATCCCGTAAACAGTCATGTTCATTTCATAAAAGAGGGTAAGTAGTATAATAAATGTAGGACAGTTCAAAGCACACACCATCATGCTGTAATGAACACACACTGGAGAGACCCAACACAGGTACTTTATAATAAACAGGGCGTCCAGACATAAACAATTCATTTAACAAACAGTATCCGTGAATATATGGCTTACCGTATGATGCTCTTAGGACGTTGCCACTCTGCAGGAAAGTTCAACTTCTTTCTGCGCTGTTGTATGGGTTCACTTTTTATAGAGGTTCGCCCCTTAGGCACCGGATGAAGTGGCCAATGACACCTTCTCCTGCAGTGAGTGACAGAGAATCTAAACCAATCAGTGTTCATCATGTTTCCTTTGTTCAGTTAAAGCAGCTGATTTACAAGAAACGTGTGGAGGAGGCGTCTGCTGACAGAGCACTTTCATCATGACATGTTGGTGATGTTGTCTAATAATATATCCTGcaataaaaaacatttgaatCTAATAATGAATATTGTTATACTTTCTGTCAATGAAAAGAACAAAGTACATTCTATGAGAAAGTGTTCTGACTGATGTTCAACAGCATAACATGGAAAACTGAGCAAAAGCTAGAATACATGTTTTCTTTAGCTTTGAACACATGTACTAAGAACTGCAGCAGAGTGGCCGCTTTGAACACATCTACTAAGAACTACAGCAGAGAGGCCGCTTTGAACCATGTACTAAGAACTACAGCAGAGAGGCCGCTTTGAACACATGTACTAAGAACTACAGCAGAGAGGCCGCTTTGAACACATGTACTAAGAAACTACAGCAGAGTGGCCGCTTTGAACACATCTACTAAGAACTGCAGCAGAGTGGCCGCTTTGAACACATGTACTAAGAACTGCAGCAGAGTGGCCGCTTTGAACACATGTCCTAAGAACTGCAGCAGAGTGCCGCTTTGAACACATGTACTAAGAACTACAGCAGAGTGGCCCGCTTTGAACACATGTACTAAGAAACTGCAGCAGAGTGGCCGCTTTGAACACATGTACTAAGAACTACAGCAGAGAGGCCGCTTTGAACACATTACTAAGAAAACTGCCAGCAGAGTGGCCGCTTTGACACATGTACTAAGAACTGGCAGCAGAGAGGCCGCTTTGAACACATGTACTAAGAACTGCAGCAGAGTGGCCGCTTTGAACACATGCGGGCTGGACTGGGACAACAAATCGGCCCTGGCTTTAGACCCCAGACCGGcccaaatccataaaacaaacaaatagtagcggttattgacaagaagaataactcagtataatttaaaaaacgctattatatcctttttacgtaccaggggcaaactaaactaatcacatacaacaagtatgtgtaactatcaatcattagaaatcagaccttcaaaccctctcacaaagcgaacagtgaccgagcactaatagggggggtctgatggtggtggaggcggggagggagcggatcaactcaacattgtaaataaccaacaaagacgatcaccggttcatcttgtttttggcttgagaatagtttgggcagcgtgagagcgtgagattgagagtgaaagcgtgtgtcatacgctagatgcgtgagagttggtaACCCTGCATTACCTGCTGCAGGCGGGCCGACCAGTTCTACCAGAGGGAGACAATAGCTGTACTTATTCTTTAATGAGCCACATGCCATGATGCACCAACTTCAGACTTTCCTCACAGAGccactcctccaacacacacgaacatgaccaatgagggcacaagaaaatggtggaatgagctccccattgaaatcaggacagcagaaagctcacacatcttccagactgaaaactcatctctttcgactccacttcgagcgatagaattattaacaaagcacttatatactaataaagggttggcttatctaaagccagttgagtagcacttgacatgcttggctctatgaaacctgatgtacttatatgattctgttttcctcaaggttgtgtcttcttggtcgaatgtacttattgtagtcgctctggataaaagcctcagctaaatgcaatgtaatgtaatgtctgtaagaaaagttttaaaaaataaccccttaaatgatgacttctagttaatttAAGGGGGGGGCCCTATAGTGCCCTGCCTCCCCTTTCTATGACAACACGATAGAGATAGGACCAGATGAGTCTACAGGATGAGTCGACGGCATCTTTTCTTGGGCTCGTTTCTCCCACAGATCGACCTCTGATGTGACTCCCTGATAAACACTGCTATGTCATTGATTAGGTTGAACAGTGTTCCACATTCGATGACATTTGGGAGGTTTCAGCCAGGACAAGATTAAGAACATGAGCATAGCACCACACATGGACATGAGTGGGTGACTGGGAGGTCATCAGTGCAGAGAATCCTTTGTACCGGCCTTGCATATTGGATGCTCCATCCGTTGCATTACCTATACACACATGCCCTTGTCCAGTTTCAGATGCATGAAGTATTGTCCGGTGGAGGCGTGGCACTTCACTAAAGCCACAAGCCTCTCTTGCACAGTCtcattgacatattttaagatGACTGAACACTGATCCTGAGAAGTTCTGTCTTGTGTTGTGTCCAGCTGAACAGAAGACATTCCGGCCTTCTGGACATCACTGGAGATACTTTCTTTGATTAGACTACAACAGTTTTCTATGATGGAGTTAGCAGTAGCTTTGGAGAGTATAGGGTGATGAGAGACCCTCTACCTTTTCTTCCACTGGATTGGTGAAATGTCTTGCTCTTGTCTACGCAATCATCCAGATGCTCTTTTAAGCAGATATCATACTTTCCTAATAAAAGGATGAGCTCCAAAATGTTACCGTGGTCCACGGTGTTGTCAGCTAGCATGCTCCCTCACTCTCCACCTGCCTGCACTTCCACACACGCTCCAGAACCTGACGTCTCTTCGGACTTGTTCCCTACGAGCAGACATCTGACTGCCAGCAGACATGCTTTCGATGTCTGCTTTAGAGCACCGTAAGAAAAAGCTTCAGCACAGGTTGAATGTGTAATGCTCTTTCCGTGCTCCTCTGTACGCTGGTGTGCGTGCTCCAATCTGACATTCCAGTTATAAATGTGCCAGTGTCAGTCCTCTTCCCAAatgccagacatacaaaacaacaTATGACGTCCCTTGCAATATGACGCCACTTCTGCTGGTGCCatctttacaggtgaataccgtctgcacaactggacttctggtatgttgttgtgggtgctgttctaaaaacatctgtaacatagatggctcggggcggggaaagtaatctatgtcctcctgctctttgctctcctcactctcctcctctggggtGCTGCCTGGCTCAACACGATGATACAGAATGATGGATTCCCTGATAGAGGTCCATACAAATAGGCATTGACATAACAATACCACACAGTTAATGGTCAAAACTACATGTGTGCCTCCATTTTTTATCTATTTCTATATTATTCATTCTATATATTGTCAATCAAAACTACCACAACAAGCTGACTATAAACATTTTCTTCAGGTCCCAAAAGACCACTGTTGCCCTTATAACCAATAAGTAAATACACTAAACGAAACAAGCTGCCAGCTGACAgtaattgttcatgaatgttggtTAATTCATATGAGACAACGTATCAGAGTCCCATTAAGCTATTTTTAACTTGCCAGGGAAGACCTAAAAAAGCCAGCTTACTAGCTTGAGGCAACGAATGTTTCTCTCTAATATTGTGTCTTATTAGCGCTTCATCAAAGGGATATTAACGGGTTCCAGAACTACAGAGTATCATAACCTTAATACTAATCTTTTCCTAATTTTCTTAGCTTCTGCTTCCCGCCAGTTCTCCTCGCTCTCCCCACTCGCGATGTCTCTCCctctcatcatcttcctcaccaccaatatcggccacgggttagaagaagatggacctgcacctgtactaaacatgtcggtattttgacacaagcggcagcatcagcacgaagggcctgctttttttcttgcccgcaattgttctgctctcccttttcgcttggccttcgccttcgccatttctaactcgaacttttttttttctcgaaaaaaaaggcagtttggcttcaacggccggctcacctcctgggggcgtgatttaatgatgcacaccgagcagcccaaagggggaggtgattaaagatttgattgggccggcccagtgtacaattactaaaaacatttaaacagagggccaatatacccgtcttatgggccgggacttcaggaagaaaaaaaaaaaagacgtgtcggcccaaaaggcacgtcggcccaccgggaaaatgcccggtatgccagatggccagtccaccccTGAACACATGTACTAAGAACTACAGCAGAGTGGCCGCTTTGAACACATCTACTAAGAACTGCAGCAGAGAGGCCGCTTTGAACACATCTACTAAGAACTACAGCAGAGTGGCCGCTTTGAACACATGTACTAAGAACTGCAGCAGAGAGGCCGCTTTGAACACATGTACTAAGAACTGCAGCAGTGAGGCCGCTTTGAACACATGTACTAAGAACTACAGCAGAGTGGCCGCTTTGAACACATGTACTAAGAACTGCAGCAGAGTGGCCGCTTTGAACACATGTACTAAGAACTGCAGCAGAGAGGCCGCTTTGAACACATGTACTAAGAACTGCAGCAGAGAGGCCGCTTTGAACACATGTACTAAGAACTGCAGCAGAGTGGCCGCTTTGAACACATGTACTAAGAACTGCAGCAGAGAGGCCGCTTTGAACACATGTACTAAGAACTGCAGCAGAGTGGCCGCTTTGAACACATGCAGGGCTGGACTGGGACAACAAATCGGCCCTGGCATTTAGACCCAGACCGGcccaaatccataaaacaaacaaatagtagcggttattgacaagaagaataactcagtataatttaaaaaaacgctattattatcctttttacgtaccaggggcaaactaaactaatacatacaacaagtatgtgtaactatcaatcattagaaatcagaccttcaaaccctctcacaaagcgaacagtgaccgagcactaataggggggtctgatggtggtggaggcggggagggagcggatcaactcaacattgtaaataa is a window encoding:
- the LOC117440657 gene encoding LOW QUALITY PROTEIN: interferon-inducible GTPase 5-like (The sequence of the model RefSeq protein was modified relative to this genomic sequence to represent the inferred CDS: inserted 1 base in 1 codon) gives rise to the protein MADSSNHDSNDVPGMIEKYGPAAAAGKIKAMLEEKKNILLNIGITGESGTGKSTFVNAFRGIDNKDDLAAPTGAVETTMEPRSYPHPRWPNVQVWDLPGIGTTKFPAAQYLEHVKFKRYDFFIIISAGRFKENEXKLALEIQRMQKKFYFVRSKIDDNVRAEERSQKGFRLDQTLAAIRKDCTDGLAGIRSPQVFLVSSFERHLYDFTLLGETLQRELPAHKGDALLLAMTTSNVEIINKKKAVLRSEINGVAWLSALAGAVPVLSVIVDLNLLVETANKYKVTFGLDDKSLQNLAQSAGVPLGDLRSVLKSPLALEEVSTGVIGDMLKWSVSQKVGEELLRYVPILGSIIAAKTSFHATEKALNDFLNGLAEDAVRVFKRALNR